In the Pseudomonas sp. ADAK2 genome, one interval contains:
- a CDS encoding phospholipase D-like domain-containing protein, giving the protein MSPRPIIYVKVPFYFDQQKFKILKGQRWGAIDHLLLQEIVSCAQSAHQLSSSSNMPKRLIIEILIPLMRVGWLELVKGDSNYLFQATARGKAVATLEELPLEKEPIISTRQYIVDPCTGQCYRTGHRQQTFQIYSDKRVQEIIRSKGDVVVALDFERVRKDVSYSSIFECVSERDEEVMGFDDSGFGRSNKESVKYALVSVDESDKVSNLPADVSPELVEQIVKAANKKYEALSILGADQSEQKNTMATYPATSVERFCAPHKVSIDEVELVLGADEHREHFFGLMKSAKTRLIIHSTFINPDNLAEILPVIISAAQRSVRVDILWGQVEPDESEKLITYQRTRDSLSGLIDAARADGLDTLINIHLDPTRSHSKFIICDDESGEFSVTLGSCNWLSSGFNRFEASVRITNKVVVSEMLVIASSLAQGVVRVSNDFSKDLSVLANRLKARVTEKYLGVDGQKMMVQIVLKNSHYDLVRKARDEACASIFLSSHRFSHVANRPVIAPLTTSVKYNEEVQVNIVYGRSSGGMRDGELKLLSSELKNVGVNVDKIARPTIHAKILAWDDDDVVITSLNWLSASASGDDYDEIGIYLSGSNVARRVREIFDEQTH; this is encoded by the coding sequence ATGAGTCCGCGCCCAATTATTTATGTGAAAGTGCCTTTTTACTTTGATCAGCAAAAATTCAAGATCCTAAAAGGACAAAGGTGGGGTGCTATAGATCATCTGCTATTGCAAGAGATTGTATCCTGCGCCCAGTCAGCTCATCAGCTTTCTTCGTCTTCCAATATGCCAAAGCGACTTATTATTGAAATCCTGATACCGCTTATGAGGGTTGGATGGCTTGAGTTGGTGAAAGGGGATAGTAATTATTTATTTCAAGCGACTGCTCGTGGAAAGGCAGTTGCCACACTTGAGGAGCTACCGCTTGAAAAGGAACCAATTATTTCTACGCGACAGTACATTGTTGATCCGTGTACCGGGCAATGTTATAGGACTGGGCATAGGCAGCAAACCTTTCAAATATATAGCGATAAGAGAGTTCAAGAAATAATTAGATCTAAAGGCGATGTGGTTGTTGCTCTGGATTTTGAGAGGGTTCGTAAGGATGTTAGCTACTCTTCTATCTTTGAGTGTGTTTCAGAAAGAGATGAGGAAGTGATGGGGTTTGATGATTCTGGGTTTGGGCGATCTAATAAAGAAAGTGTTAAGTATGCTCTGGTTTCGGTAGATGAATCTGATAAGGTCAGCAATTTGCCTGCAGATGTCTCTCCGGAACTGGTTGAGCAAATAGTTAAAGCGGCAAACAAAAAATATGAAGCCCTAAGTATTTTGGGGGCGGATCAATCTGAACAAAAAAATACGATGGCTACTTATCCAGCTACCTCAGTTGAACGTTTTTGTGCTCCTCACAAAGTTTCTATTGATGAGGTTGAACTTGTTCTGGGGGCGGATGAGCATAGAGAGCACTTCTTCGGTCTTATGAAGTCGGCTAAAACTAGATTGATTATTCATTCTACATTTATTAATCCTGATAATCTGGCTGAGATTCTTCCGGTTATAATTTCTGCAGCGCAGCGCTCAGTACGAGTCGATATCCTTTGGGGACAGGTTGAGCCAGATGAGAGCGAGAAACTAATTACATATCAGCGCACGCGAGATAGCTTAAGCGGTTTGATAGATGCAGCAAGGGCTGATGGTTTAGATACACTCATAAATATTCATCTTGATCCTACCAGGTCTCATTCGAAATTTATTATTTGCGACGATGAAAGTGGGGAGTTTTCCGTTACTCTGGGCTCCTGTAATTGGTTGAGTAGTGGGTTTAATCGATTTGAGGCCTCAGTTCGGATAACTAACAAGGTTGTTGTCTCTGAGATGTTGGTTATAGCTAGTAGTCTTGCTCAAGGGGTGGTTAGGGTTTCAAATGATTTTAGTAAGGACTTATCTGTTTTAGCTAATAGGCTAAAGGCTAGGGTGACAGAAAAGTATCTTGGCGTAGATGGACAAAAGATGATGGTGCAAATAGTGCTTAAGAATAGTCACTATGACTTAGTTCGTAAAGCTAGAGACGAGGCTTGTGCCAGTATATTTTTATCTAGTCACCGCTTTAGTCATGTTGCGAATAGGCCGGTTATCGCGCCACTGACCACGTCTGTCAAGTATAATGAAGAGGTGCAAGTTAACATAGTCTACGGTCGATCAAGTGGAGGGATGCGTGATGGCGAGTTGAAGTTGCTTTCCTCTGAGTTAAAAAATGTCGGTGTTAATGTCGACAAAATAGCGCGTCCGACAATACACGCAAAAATACTAGCGTGGGACGATGATGATGTCGTAATTACTAGTCTGAACTGGTTGTCAGCGTCGGCAAGTGGTGATGATTATGATGAGATAGGGATCTACCTTTCGGGTAGTAATGTTGCGCGGAGGGTGAGGGAGATATTTGACGAACAAACTCATTGA
- a CDS encoding MATE family efflux transporter: MRSAPNSSSLWKTYLLFLAPMVLSNFLQSMSGTINSIYIGQMLGTQALAAVSGMFPIVFFFIALVIGLGAGAGVLIGQAWGARETHLVKTIAATTLLLGAMIGLVAAVLGSVFARPALQGLGTPADVLDDAVAYAHVMMWIMPSLLVYVLFTQLLRGVSDTVSPLVALIVSTCIGLALTPALIKGWLGFAPMGIQSAAFAGLAGNLSAMGWLAWRLIRKGHPLAPDREMFAAMRLDLAILGKVLRIGLPTGLQMVVLSASELVILALVNQHGSQATAAYGAVTQIVNYVQFPALSIAITASILGAQAIGAGRLERITPILRTGILINVCLTGGLVLLGYLLSHWLLGLFLTEDSTRAMAEHLLHIMLWSLLVFGFQAIIGGIMRASGTVLVPMVISIVCVVGVQLPVAYLLDAKYGLQGVWMAFPVAYLGMLALQTVYYKFVWRHQKIERLV; this comes from the coding sequence ATGCGAAGCGCTCCTAACTCATCCTCCCTCTGGAAAACCTACCTCCTTTTCCTAGCCCCCATGGTCCTCTCCAATTTCCTCCAATCCATGTCGGGCACGATCAACAGCATCTACATCGGTCAAATGCTCGGCACCCAAGCCCTGGCAGCCGTCTCCGGCATGTTCCCCATCGTCTTCTTCTTCATCGCCCTGGTCATCGGCCTCGGCGCGGGCGCGGGTGTACTCATCGGCCAAGCCTGGGGCGCGCGGGAAACGCATCTGGTGAAGACCATCGCCGCTACGACTTTGCTGTTGGGCGCGATGATTGGTCTGGTGGCAGCGGTACTCGGGAGTGTGTTCGCAAGGCCAGCCTTGCAGGGCTTGGGCACGCCGGCGGATGTGTTGGACGATGCGGTGGCGTATGCGCATGTGATGATGTGGATCATGCCGTCGCTGTTGGTGTATGTGCTGTTTACGCAGTTGTTGCGTGGGGTGAGTGATACGGTTTCGCCGTTGGTGGCGTTGATTGTTTCGACGTGTATTGGTCTGGCGCTGACGCCTGCCTTGATAAAAGGCTGGTTGGGTTTTGCGCCGATGGGGATTCAGAGTGCGGCGTTTGCGGGGTTGGCGGGGAATTTGTCGGCGATGGGGTGGTTGGCGTGGCGGTTGATTCGCAAGGGGCATCCGTTGGCGCCGGATCGGGAGATGTTTGCGGCGATGCGGCTGGATTTGGCGATTCTGGGCAAGGTGTTGCGCATCGGGTTGCCGACCGGGTTGCAGATGGTGGTGTTGTCGGCGTCGGAGTTGGTGATTCTGGCGTTGGTGAATCAGCACGGTTCCCAGGCGACGGCGGCGTATGGGGCGGTGACGCAGATTGTGAATTACGTGCAGTTTCCGGCGTTGTCGATTGCGATTACGGCGTCGATTCTTGGGGCGCAGGCGATTGGGGCGGGGCGGTTGGAGCGGATCACGCCGATTTTGCGCACGGGGATTTTGATTAATGTGTGTTTGACCGGTGGTTTGGTGTTGCTGGGGTATTTGTTGTCGCACTGGTTGTTGGGTTTGTTCCTGACGGAGGATTCGACCCGGGCGATGGCGGAGCATCTGTTGCACATCATGCTGTGGAGTCTGTTGGTGTTTGGCTTCCAGGCGATTATCGGCGGGATCATGCGCGCCAGCGGCACGGTGTTGGTGCCGATGGTGATTTCGATTGTTTGCGTGGTCGGGGTGCAGTTGCCGGTGGCGTATCTACTGGATGCGAAGTACGGATTGCAGGGTGTTTGGATGGCGTTTCCGGTGGCGTATTTGGGGATGCTGGCGTTGCAGACGGTGTATTACAAGTTTGTTTGGCGGCATCAGAAGATTGAGCGGTTGGTGTAA
- a CDS encoding VOC family protein: MKSTLDHLAIVAPDLDTGCAFVSRALGVELQPGGAHPRMGTHNRLLRLGADIYLEVIAIDPSAQRPDRPRWFGMDDLAVDTPPRLATWVARTDDIHAMSEACRAIVGDPEPMTRGTLAWQITIPADGSLPLNGSAPTLIQWAQTPHPASAMLDRGCELVALDVFDPDPAKVQALLTAINFSGPVHLHALDATAKPYLIAHIQTPSGLKKLPYTNRSIF, encoded by the coding sequence ATGAAAAGCACCCTCGACCACCTCGCCATCGTCGCCCCCGACCTCGACACCGGCTGCGCCTTCGTCAGCCGCGCGCTCGGTGTCGAACTGCAACCGGGCGGCGCGCATCCGCGCATGGGCACCCATAACCGACTGCTGCGACTGGGCGCCGACATTTACCTGGAAGTGATCGCCATAGACCCATCGGCCCAACGCCCCGACCGACCGCGCTGGTTCGGCATGGATGACTTGGCCGTTGATACGCCGCCACGCCTGGCGACATGGGTCGCCCGCACCGACGACATTCACGCCATGAGCGAAGCCTGCCGCGCCATCGTCGGCGACCCCGAACCCATGACCCGAGGCACCCTCGCCTGGCAAATCACCATCCCCGCCGACGGCAGCCTGCCGTTGAACGGGTCAGCGCCGACGTTGATTCAATGGGCGCAAACGCCACATCCCGCGAGCGCCATGCTGGATCGAGGTTGTGAGCTAGTGGCGCTGGACGTGTTCGATCCTGATCCCGCAAAAGTTCAGGCACTGCTCACCGCGATCAACTTTTCCGGCCCGGTTCATCTGCATGCCTTGGATGCGACCGCAAAGCCTTACCTGATCGCGCATATCCAAACCCCAAGCGGCCTGAAAAAATTGCCTTACACCAACCGCTCAATCTTCTGA
- a CDS encoding acyl-CoA thioesterase: MPDAVFVSRTVSFGDCDPAGVVFTPRFSYFAIEAIYAALDSWLGAPGLRTLLSFDVLPPVRAMSVEMLKPLTWDDQLSIKVSVARLGVHSFTFLVEGFHDEILAFTANVTHVCISPETREVVVVPEGLRVLLS; this comes from the coding sequence ATGCCTGATGCAGTGTTTGTCAGCAGAACCGTTTCATTCGGTGACTGCGACCCCGCGGGCGTGGTGTTTACGCCGCGATTTTCATACTTTGCCATTGAAGCCATTTACGCCGCGCTGGATAGCTGGTTGGGCGCTCCCGGCCTGAGAACGCTGCTGAGTTTCGATGTCCTGCCCCCGGTGCGCGCCATGTCGGTGGAGATGCTCAAGCCGCTGACCTGGGACGACCAACTGAGTATCAAGGTCAGTGTGGCCAGGTTAGGCGTTCACTCGTTCACGTTTTTGGTCGAGGGCTTTCACGACGAGATTTTAGCGTTCACCGCCAATGTCACGCATGTCTGCATCTCGCCCGAGACCAGAGAGGTGGTCGTCGTTCCGGAAGGGTTGAGGGTGTTGCTTTCCTGA
- a CDS encoding YceI family protein: MRFRYLRFAAIAAAMVFAASAHAVQYHEVNAAASQISFTFSQFGSRVYGTFGKFAGTLDFDTQNPAAAHATLRIELASIDAGSSDANTELQKAPWFDTEHYPVGTFESTSVKALGDNRYLFTGDLTLKALTRKVQVQVELKAESGIGVFVGEFALNRGDFEIGAGEWADGVVSKDINIRFRIVAPEQ; the protein is encoded by the coding sequence ATGCGCTTTCGGTACCTGCGTTTCGCCGCAATCGCTGCCGCCATGGTGTTCGCCGCCAGTGCCCATGCCGTTCAGTATCACGAGGTCAACGCGGCCGCCAGCCAGATCAGTTTTACTTTCAGCCAGTTTGGCTCGCGGGTGTATGGCACGTTCGGCAAGTTTGCAGGCACTCTCGATTTCGATACGCAAAACCCGGCCGCCGCTCACGCTACGCTGCGCATCGAGTTGGCCAGCATCGACGCCGGCAGCAGCGACGCCAATACCGAATTGCAGAAAGCCCCGTGGTTCGACACGGAACACTACCCGGTGGGCACCTTTGAATCGACCAGCGTCAAAGCCCTCGGCGATAACCGCTATTTGTTCACCGGCGACCTTACGCTCAAGGCCCTCACCCGCAAGGTGCAGGTTCAGGTCGAGTTGAAGGCGGAAAGTGGCATCGGCGTGTTTGTCGGTGAGTTCGCGCTTAATCGTGGCGACTTCGAAATCGGCGCGGGGGAGTGGGCGGACGGGGTGGTTTCCAAAGACATCAATATCCGGTTCCGGATCGTCGCGCCTGAGCAATAG
- a CDS encoding helix-turn-helix domain-containing protein, whose protein sequence is MKPSFEKIPTPVDASWSMLNRRLPDDIPFEWHHHPEYELTLTLNSRGHRYVSSDVRLYDDGDLVLLGPNVPHSWCSAERIDPDQPHVALVIWFSQAWAQSLVSLFPELGSLQALLAAARCALHFSDEASTELRPVIEAMVAQQGAERLVSLLQVLTRLSRDGEAVRILPVEQTEPAVSMGEDARLQRVLEHIHAHYVEPLSIPDLAHIACISVSAFHRLFRRHTRCTALDYIARLRIGRACALLLQGHMPVSLIAEMVGYSSLALFNRQFKAQKGLAPSDFRKRHGHHFR, encoded by the coding sequence ATGAAGCCAAGCTTCGAGAAGATCCCTACGCCAGTCGATGCATCGTGGTCGATGCTGAATCGGCGGCTGCCCGACGATATTCCGTTCGAATGGCACCATCACCCGGAGTACGAACTGACCCTGACCCTCAACAGCCGTGGCCACCGTTATGTGAGCAGTGACGTGCGGCTTTACGACGACGGCGACCTGGTGCTGTTGGGGCCGAATGTGCCGCACAGTTGGTGTTCCGCTGAGCGCATCGACCCGGACCAGCCCCACGTGGCGCTGGTGATCTGGTTTTCCCAGGCCTGGGCGCAATCGTTGGTGAGCCTGTTTCCGGAGCTGGGTTCACTGCAAGCGTTGCTGGCCGCCGCTCGGTGCGCGTTGCACTTCAGCGATGAAGCTTCAACCGAGTTGCGGCCCGTTATCGAGGCAATGGTGGCGCAGCAAGGGGCGGAGCGATTGGTTTCTCTGCTGCAAGTGCTGACCCGACTGTCCCGGGACGGTGAGGCGGTGAGAATCCTCCCCGTTGAACAGACCGAACCCGCCGTCTCGATGGGCGAAGACGCGCGTTTGCAACGGGTGCTCGAGCATATCCACGCGCACTACGTCGAGCCACTGAGCATCCCCGACCTGGCGCACATTGCGTGCATCAGTGTGTCGGCGTTTCATCGCCTGTTCCGCCGTCATACCCGTTGCACGGCGCTGGACTACATCGCCCGGTTACGTATCGGACGGGCGTGTGCGCTGTTGCTGCAAGGCCATATGCCGGTTTCGCTGATTGCCGAAATGGTGGGTTATTCGTCGCTGGCGCTGTTCAACCGACAATTCAAGGCCCAGAAG